A window from Catalinimonas alkaloidigena encodes these proteins:
- a CDS encoding hotdog fold thioesterase, with translation MSPTPDPTANAVKDRMWQHDAFSQWLGLEIETCAPGYCRLHFLVRPEMQNGFGMVHGGVLFSAADSALAFASNSHGRLSVVLQAAIDFLETGRVGEVLYVEAREESLKYKVGVYQIRMTREDGTCVALFKGTVYRTSQEVLAT, from the coding sequence ATGTCGCCCACGCCTGATCCCACCGCCAACGCAGTCAAGGACCGGATGTGGCAACACGACGCCTTCAGCCAGTGGCTGGGTCTGGAAATCGAAACCTGTGCGCCGGGCTACTGCCGTCTGCATTTTCTGGTGCGCCCCGAAATGCAGAACGGGTTTGGCATGGTGCACGGCGGTGTCCTGTTTTCGGCGGCCGACAGTGCGCTGGCGTTTGCCAGCAACAGCCACGGCCGGTTGAGTGTCGTGCTGCAGGCGGCCATCGACTTTCTGGAAACCGGGCGGGTCGGCGAGGTGCTCTACGTGGAAGCCCGCGAAGAAAGCCTGAAGTACAAAGTGGGCGTTTATCAGATCCGCATGACGCGGGAAGACGGGACCTGCGTGGCGCTGTTCAAAGGAACCGTGTACCGAACCAGCCAGGAGGTGCTGGCTACGTAA